One genomic segment of Theobroma cacao cultivar B97-61/B2 chromosome 6, Criollo_cocoa_genome_V2, whole genome shotgun sequence includes these proteins:
- the LOC18595093 gene encoding WW domain-binding protein 11 has product MVMACKTCSMLLLFLSLVLVINLVPQSDAARRLADEMIPKDHVAGLGKKEEAKMKSFGEMKNSPSFPFPLPFSSPDMPFAPPLPQVPITQLPPFPFPPPFGVPPFPFPPPFAVPPFPFPPPFGVPPFPGFPFPPVTFPPIPFFSPPPP; this is encoded by the coding sequence ATGGTCATGGCTTGTAAAACTTGTTCAATGTTGTTGTTGTTTCTAAGCCTGGTTCTGGTCATCAACCTTGTGCCTCAGAGTGATGCAGCTCGCCGGCTTGCGGACGAGATGATACCCAAAGATCACGTGGCCGGACTGGGAAAGAAAGAGGAGGCCAAGATGAAGAGCTTTGGGGAGATGAAGAACTCGCCATCCTTTCCCTTTCCTTTACCATTTTCCTCACCGGACATGCCGTTTGCACCACCCCTTCCTCAAGTTCCGATTACCCAGCTCCCTCCATTCCCATTTCCACCTCCCTTTGGTGTTCCTCCATTCCCATTTCCACCTCCTTTTGCTGTTCCTCCATTCCCATTCCCACCTCCCTTTGGTGTTCCTCCATTCCCTGGTTTTCCTTTCCCTCCTGTCACTTTTCCTCCCATCCCTTTCTTCTCACCTCCTCCTCCATGA
- the LOC18595085 gene encoding probable disease resistance protein At1g12280 — protein MGNLCSVSISMEDTISRCWDFVAGQASYTSKLEANLKALSVEAAKLKARRDDVNQRLDLAEQQRMKPLNEVQLWLSSVQTAEAEAEVLIKDGPQQIQKLCVAGCFSKNCKSSYNFGKQVSRKLAEIVDLKNAGVFESIAENELAVQVDVRPAGSTVGLERIFDKVWCLLEQNDVGIIGLHGLGGVGKTTLLTQINNKLSNELIGYDVVIWVVVSKDHNIETVQEKIGENLGLSRGETWKNKSFDKKAVEIWRVLSRKKFVLLLDDVWERVDLIKVGIPEPDQKNGSKLIFTTRSLDVCGQMGAHKVIKVECLSQDDAWKLFEEKVGEETLDSHPDIRELAKQVADECAGLPLALITIGRAMAYKTMPKHWEYAIMVLKEFPHKLASMDKEVYILLKFSYDSLPNDTMRSCLLYCSLYSEDFAILIDELKDYWFYEGFLNEFDNIIDARMQGEDIINSLLSACLLERCEYTTKYVKMHDVIRDMALWIAHECEAPEKRFFVRTSTKAPDVEKLENWEGVRMSLMKSQITELRGTPKCPNLQTLFLKDNKLQVISDGFFQFMRNLRVLNLSSNQNLHELPLGISELVSLECLDLRWTCILELPSQLSKLSKLKYLDLRGTTGLVKIPRELICKFSMMQIFKIFLHNHVGIDIDSLIEELKCLQHLNVLWIEIRTDYALESLLSCHHLRGCTEGLHLRGWWKTKVLSVLFLENMERLENLEIKNFDSIEEMVARNIEKELGERRMIQTSLLFPTNSNTITPRFQALSKISINSCPKLKNLTWLIFAPNLTQLKVRSCLRMEEIISEVSEVANVVGISNPSPFAKLERLHLEHLPDLKSIYWDALPFPCLREIRVSSCPKLKKLPLNCDSAKGNQINIAGTEKWWTEVQWKDEVTRSTFLPSFKLRS, from the coding sequence ATGGGAAATTTGTGCTCAGTCTCAATCTCAATGGAGGACACTATCTCTCGTTGCTGGGACTTCGTTGCTGGACAAGCAAGTTACACATCCAAGCTTGAAGCTAATCTTAAAGCTCTGAGTGTGGAAGCGGCCAAACTGAAAGCTCGAAGGGATGACGTGAACCAGAGGCTAGATCTTGCTGAACAACAACGTATGAAACCGCTTAACGAAGTTCAACTCTGGCTTTCAAGTGTGCAGACTGCGGAAGCAGAAGCTGAGGTGTTGATCAAAGATGGTCCTCAACAAATTCAGAAATTATGTGTTGCTGGCTGCTTCTCCAAGAATTGTAAGTCTAGCTACAACTTTGGTAAACAAGTGAGTAGAAAACTTGCAGAAATAGTTGATCTAAAGAATGCAGGAGTTTTTGAAAGTATAGCTGAGAATGAACTTGCAGTCCAAGTGGATGTAAGACCCGCCGGATCCACGGTGGGTTTGGAACGGATATTTGATAAAGTCTGGTGCTTACTTGAACAAAACGATGTGGGTATTATTGGTTTACATGGCTTGGGAGGAGTTGGTAAAACAACACTCTTGACCCAAATTAACAATAAGTTAAGCAATGAGCTAATCGGTTATGATGTTGTAATTTGGGTGGTGGTGTCTAAAGATCACAACATCGAAACAGTTCAAGAAAAAATTGGTGAAAACCTTGGCCTTTCACGTGGTGAGACATGGAAGAATAAAAGTTTTGATAAGAAAGCTGTAGAAATTTGGAGAGTTTTGAGCAGAAAAAAGTTTGTTCTGCTGTTGGATGATGTGTGGGAGCGGGTGGATTTGATCAAAGTTGGAATACCTGAACCGGATCAGAAAAATGgttctaaattaatttttacaacTCGCTCCTTAGACGTATGTGGACAAATGGGAGCTCATAAGGTTATCAAAGTAGAGTGTTTAAGCCAAGATGACGCTTGGAAATTGTTTGAAGAGAAGGTTGGGGAAGAAACCCTTGACAGCCATCCAGATATTCGAGAGTTGGCTAAACAAGTTGCTGATGAGTGCGCAGGACTACCTCTTGCACTGATTACAATTGGTCGTGCCATGGCTTACAAGACAATGCCTAAACATTGGGAATATGCAATTATGGTATTGAAAGAGTTTCCGCATAAATTAGCAAGCATGGATAAAGAGGTgtatattcttttaaaatttagttatgaTAGCTTACCTAACGACACTATGAGATCTTGCCTTTTGTACTGTAGTTTGTATTCCGAAGATTTTGCAATTCTCATTGATGAGCTGAAAGATTATTGGTTTTATGAGGGATTTTTGAATGAATTTGACAACATAATTGATGCTCGAATGCAAGGTGAGGACATTATCAATTCTCTTCTTAGTGCTTGTTTATTAGAAAGATGTGAATACACTACAAAATATGTAAAGATGCATGATGTGATCCGCGACATGGCTTTATGGATAGCACATGAGTGTGAAGCACCTGAGAAGAGATTTTTTGTTAGAACATCAACTAAGGCACCTGATGTTGAAAAGTTGGAAAATTGGGAAGGTGTAAGAATGTCATTGATGAAAAGTCAAATTACAGAGTTACGAGGAACACCTAAATGCCCTAATCTTCAAACTTTATTTCTCAAGGATAACAAGTTGCAGGTGATTAGTGATGGTTTCTTCCAATTTATGCGCAACCTGAGAGTTCTAAACTTGTCATCAAACCAAAATCTGCATGAGTTGCCACTGGGAATTTCAGAATTGGTTTCACTAGAGTGCCTCGATCTACGATGGACATGCATATTGGAGTTGCCAAGTCAGCTGAGTAAGTTGTCAAAACTGAAATATTTGGACTTGAGGGGGACCACCGGTCTCGTTAAAATCCCACGAGAATTGATATGTAAATTTTCAATGAtgcaaatattcaaaatttttttacacaATCATGTGGGGATTGATATAGACAGTTTAATAGAGGAATTGAAATGCTTGCAACATTTGAATGTGCTGTGGATAGAAATACGCACTGATTATGCTCTTGAAAGCCTTTTGAGCTGCCACCACTTACGAGGATGCACTGAAGGACTACACCTTCGAGGTTGGTGGAAGACAAAGGTATTGagtgttttgtttttagaaaATATGGAGCGTTTGGAGAACctagaaattaagaattttgatAGCATAGAAGAGATGGTAGCAAGGAATATAGAGAAGGAATTAGGGGAAAGAAGAATGATACAAACCTCCTTGCTCTTTCCCACTAATAGTAATACTATCACTCCTCGCTTTCAGGCACTGAGCAAGATTTCAATAAACAGTTGTCCAAAGTTGAAGAACCTGACTTGGCTTATTTTTGCTCCAAATCTGACGCAGCTTAAGGTACGTTCGTGCCTAAGAATGGAAGAAATAATAAGTGAAGTGAGTGAAGTTGCAAATGTGGTTGGAATTTCGAATCCAAGCCCATTTGCTAAGCTAGAAAGGCTTCATTTAGAACATCTACCTGATTTGAAGAGCATATACTGGGATGCCCTACCCTTCCCATGCTTGAGAGAAATCCGAGTATCAAGCTGCCCAAAACTGAAGAAGCTTCCGCTCAACTGTGACAGTGCAAAGGGCAATCAAATCAACATTGCTGGAACTGAAAAGTGGTGGACAGAGGTTCAATGGAAGGATGAAGTCACTCGATCTACTTTTTTACCCTCTTTCAAACTTCGATCATGA
- the LOC18595095 gene encoding 2-dehydro-3-deoxyphosphooctonate aldolase 1 — protein MDTSSVLFNQLKGAEPFFLLAGPNVIESEDHILRMAKHIKTIATKLGLPLVFKSSFDKANRTSSKSFRGPGMAEGLKILEKVKVAYDIPIVTDIHETIQCEPVGRVADIIQIPAFLCRQTDLLVAAAKTGRIINIKKGQFCAPSVMVNSAEKIRLAGNPNVMVCERGTMFGYNDLIVDPRNLEWMREANCPVVADITHSLQQPAGRKLDGGGVASGGLRELIPCIARTAVAVGVDGIFMEVHDNPLNAPVDGPTQWPLRHLEELLEELMAIARVSKGKQRFNIDLTPYHD, from the exons ATGGATACCTCGTCTGTGCTTTTTAACCAGCTCAAG GGTGCTGAGCCATTTTTCTTATTAGCTGGTCCCAATGTTATTGAATCCGAAGATCATATTCTAAGGATGGCTAAACACATCAAGACTATTGCTACCAA GCTTGGGTTGCCTCTGGTTTTCAAGTCAAGCTTTGACAAAGCTAACCGAACGTCCTCCAAATCATTTCGTGGTCCAGGAATGGCTGAAGGCTTGaag ATTCTTGAGAAAGTTAAAGTAGCATATGACATTCCTATTGTAACTGATATCCATGAAACTATTCAG TGTGAACCGGTTGGAAGAGTTGCTGATATTATTCAGATTCCTGCATTTTTATGTCGTCAG ACAGATCTTCTAGTTGCTGCAGCCAAGACTGGAAGAATCATCAATATCAAGAAAGGCCAGTTCTGCGCTCCTTCT GTCATGGTAAATTCTGCAGAGAAGATTAGATTGGCTGGGAATCCAAATGTGATGGTTTGTGAGAGAGGCACCATGTTTGGCTATA ATGATTTGATTGTTGATCCACGTAATTTGGAGTGGATGAGGGAAGCAAATTGCCCTGTG GTAGCAGATATCACACATTCATTGCAACAGCCAGCTGGAAGAAAG TTGGACGGTGGAGGTGTAGCCAGTGGAGGCCTTCGTGAACTTATACCATGCATTGCAAGGACTGCAGTTGCTGTTGGAGTGGATGGAATTTTCATGGAG GTGCATGATAATCCTCTGAATGCACCAGTCGATGGTCCAACTCAATGG CCTCTACGCCATTTGGAGGAACTTCTGGAAGAGCTAATGGCAATAGCT AGGGTAAGCAAAGGGAAGCAACGCTTCAACATTGATCTCACACCATATCATGATTAG